The Geobacillus stearothermophilus ATCC 12980 genome contains a region encoding:
- a CDS encoding PDZ domain-containing protein, with product MATWGLEWLEGVADVWRQPLLYYGLLLAWGAGWRRVKRERRDFHVRVYRLGQEWRGLWTWGWVAGAVLSVIASGIGLALPPDAVWAVTGLTILLGLTMEARLLSPAYTVGGALVLLGLAGPSGLAAHLLSDGAADGGALAALLVLLLLAEGWLILRSRNGAASPQLARSKRGMIVGMQWTQRFWFVPVVLPISDGALPSVSWWPLIPAGDGYSFWLVPFLLGFSQRRQHVLPAEAAREEGRRVLRLAWLVAVLAVFGLWHPLLGAAAGAAAIIGREWIAFSGHRADRARPPRFARHPQGVVIVGVLPNSKAEQMGLSIGEVIVKANGVPVQTEAEFYEALQRNRAFCKLEVISHNGEIRFVQGAVYEDGHHELGLLFVHQRGSSASEAVS from the coding sequence ATGGCAACTTGGGGATTGGAATGGTTGGAAGGCGTCGCCGATGTGTGGCGGCAGCCGCTCTTGTATTACGGCCTGCTGTTGGCCTGGGGTGCCGGCTGGCGGCGGGTGAAGCGGGAGCGCCGCGATTTTCATGTGCGCGTCTATCGGCTGGGGCAAGAATGGCGTGGGCTTTGGACGTGGGGATGGGTTGCGGGCGCTGTGCTGTCTGTCATTGCGTCCGGCATCGGGCTCGCGTTGCCGCCGGATGCGGTGTGGGCGGTGACGGGGTTGACGATCCTGCTTGGCCTGACGATGGAGGCGCGCCTCCTTTCACCGGCTTATACAGTGGGCGGAGCGCTCGTCTTGCTCGGCTTGGCGGGGCCAAGCGGACTTGCCGCTCATCTGTTGTCAGACGGTGCGGCGGATGGAGGGGCGCTTGCCGCCCTGCTTGTGTTGTTGCTGTTGGCGGAAGGATGGCTGATTCTCCGCTCGCGAAATGGGGCGGCCTCGCCGCAGCTTGCGAGAAGCAAACGTGGAATGATTGTCGGCATGCAGTGGACGCAACGGTTTTGGTTTGTGCCGGTCGTGCTGCCGATATCCGACGGCGCGTTGCCGTCGGTTTCGTGGTGGCCGCTCATTCCAGCTGGGGACGGCTATTCGTTTTGGCTTGTGCCGTTTCTTCTCGGCTTTTCGCAGCGCCGGCAGCACGTGCTGCCGGCGGAAGCAGCTCGTGAAGAAGGGCGGCGCGTGCTTCGCCTCGCTTGGCTTGTCGCCGTGCTGGCCGTCTTCGGATTATGGCATCCGTTGCTAGGGGCTGCCGCAGGAGCTGCAGCCATCATTGGGCGGGAGTGGATTGCCTTTTCCGGTCACCGCGCCGACCGCGCCCGCCCGCCCCGGTTTGCCCGCCATCCGCAAGGCGTGGTGATCGTCGGGGTGCTCCCGAATTCCAAAGCGGAACAAATGGGGTTAAGCATTGGTGAAGTGATTGTAAAAGCGAACGGCGTTCCAGTGCAGACTGAGGCCGAGTTTTACGAGGCGCTCCAGCGCAACCGCGCGTTTTGCAAGCTGGAAGTCATCAGCCATAACGGCGAGATCCGCTTCGTTCAAGGAGCGGTGTATGAAGACGGCCACCACGAACTTGGTCTGCTGTTCGTTCATCAACGAGGCTCTTCGGCGTCCGAAGCTGTGTCGTAA
- a CDS encoding MerR family transcriptional regulator, translated as MELKTPDVAARLGVSPKTIQRWVRKYNIPLQKNEAGHYLFDEKTIALLERVKFEQGAALETQPKAEPKTPPAPSRPSTSPPNVPIHALFQEYVGPEISRVSLRLDQLEQQLEQKADDVVSVQLLHHRREMEEITARLTALEQLVARLEQQLNHQPPAPHNPSEEPKRKRRGLGRVMNLFV; from the coding sequence ATGGAGTTAAAAACACCCGACGTTGCCGCCCGTCTCGGAGTGTCGCCAAAAACGATCCAGCGCTGGGTGCGGAAATACAACATTCCGCTGCAAAAAAATGAAGCCGGCCACTACTTGTTTGACGAAAAAACGATCGCCCTGCTTGAGCGGGTCAAATTTGAACAAGGCGCCGCGCTGGAAACGCAGCCGAAAGCAGAACCGAAAACACCGCCGGCCCCTAGCCGTCCTTCAACATCGCCGCCGAACGTTCCTATTCATGCCCTGTTTCAAGAATATGTCGGACCGGAAATCAGCCGCGTCTCCCTGCGCCTTGATCAACTCGAGCAGCAACTGGAACAAAAAGCGGATGACGTCGTTTCCGTTCAATTGCTGCACCACCGACGGGAGATGGAAGAAATCACCGCCCGCCTGACCGCCTTGGAACAGCTCGTTGCCCGCCTCGAGCAACAGCTGAATCACCAGCCGCCCGCCCCGCACAATCCGTCCGAAGAACCGAAGCGGAAACGGCGCGGCCTCGGGCGGGTGATGAACTTGTTTGTCTAA
- a CDS encoding DUF6044 family protein: MKQIERRAIAASFLILALYLSPLYLLGEHAHIRVHDNMDSNIAWYRVLARSGQLFGPLDAVIPQVINGLPRNAFGTEFSGIVWLHALFPSMVAYAISQTITRVFAFLGMYWLLRRHFLSSPESWLIRVGAALAFALTPFWPSGMLSTLGMPLALWAFLSIRNGEATWKEWLAIILLPFYASFVLGFFFFLAAMTAVWLFDGVVRKQWNKRFFAAIALMTGIFLAIEYRLVYSLVFSGEPTSRNEFLSSRLSFVHCLRLTLKNYVLGHTHVMTVHGPIILPVLWAAFFLVLRRHQRGPLERRFLLLFWLNIALSAWYAFWFYKGWQPLKERISLLNTFNFARFHFLRPMVIYIDFALALQILAKERTAWRRLVPIALALQLLLLGGFNEEIRYRLAGTPSFEQFYSEHLFTKIKQYIGKPVSSYRVASVGLHPAIAQYNGFYTLDTYNNFYPLSYKRKFRRIIAKELDKSPVLKDYFDHWGNRVYLFSAELGKHYMFTKRSHKVIRHFEIDTKAFKQLGGKYIFSSVPIENARDIHLRFLRAFTDRQSVWKIYVYEVE; encoded by the coding sequence GTGAAACAGATTGAACGCAGGGCCATCGCCGCTTCCTTTCTTATCTTAGCGCTCTATCTTTCCCCGCTTTACCTTCTCGGCGAGCATGCTCACATTCGTGTCCATGACAATATGGACTCAAACATCGCCTGGTACCGCGTGCTTGCCCGAAGTGGACAATTGTTTGGCCCGCTTGACGCCGTGATTCCGCAAGTGATCAACGGGTTGCCGCGCAACGCCTTCGGCACTGAATTCAGCGGCATCGTGTGGCTGCACGCTTTGTTTCCCTCCATGGTGGCGTACGCCATCAGCCAAACGATCACGAGGGTATTCGCCTTTTTAGGCATGTATTGGCTGCTCAGGCGCCACTTTTTGTCTTCACCGGAATCATGGCTCATTCGCGTCGGGGCGGCGCTTGCTTTTGCGCTGACACCGTTTTGGCCGTCCGGCATGTTAAGCACGCTCGGCATGCCGCTGGCGCTTTGGGCGTTTCTGTCGATCCGCAACGGAGAAGCGACATGGAAAGAATGGCTGGCGATCATCTTGCTTCCGTTTTACGCCAGCTTTGTGCTCGGATTTTTCTTTTTCCTCGCCGCGATGACGGCGGTGTGGCTGTTTGACGGCGTTGTCCGCAAGCAATGGAACAAGCGGTTTTTCGCCGCGATCGCCCTCATGACTGGCATCTTTTTGGCCATCGAGTACCGCCTCGTGTACTCGCTTGTCTTCAGCGGCGAACCGACGAGCCGGAACGAGTTCCTCTCCTCGCGGCTCAGCTTCGTCCATTGCCTTCGTTTAACGTTGAAAAATTATGTGCTCGGCCATACGCATGTGATGACCGTCCATGGGCCGATCATCTTGCCGGTGCTTTGGGCAGCGTTTTTTCTCGTTTTGCGCCGCCATCAGCGCGGGCCATTGGAGCGACGCTTCCTTTTGTTGTTTTGGTTGAACATCGCCTTATCGGCTTGGTATGCGTTTTGGTTTTACAAAGGGTGGCAGCCGCTGAAAGAACGAATTTCCCTTTTGAATACGTTCAATTTCGCCCGCTTCCATTTTTTGCGGCCGATGGTCATTTACATCGATTTTGCCTTGGCCTTGCAAATCTTAGCCAAGGAACGGACCGCATGGCGGCGCCTCGTGCCGATCGCCTTGGCGCTGCAGCTGCTTTTGCTTGGCGGGTTTAATGAAGAAATCCGCTATCGCCTCGCTGGCACCCCATCGTTCGAGCAGTTTTATTCCGAACATTTATTTACCAAAATCAAGCAATACATCGGCAAGCCGGTATCGTCCTACCGCGTCGCCAGCGTTGGACTTCACCCGGCCATCGCCCAATACAACGGGTTTTATACGCTCGATACGTACAACAATTTTTACCCGTTATCGTATAAGCGGAAGTTCCGCCGCATCATTGCCAAAGAATTAGACAAAAGCCCCGTGCTGAAAGACTATTTCGACCATTGGGGCAACCGCGTCTATTTGTTTTCGGCAGAGCTCGGGAAACATTACATGTTCACGAAACGCTCGCATAAGGTCATCCGTCATTTCGAGATCGACACAAAGGCGTTCAAACAGCTTGGTGGCAAGTACATTTTTTCCTCCGTTCCGATCGAAAACGCCCGCGACATCCATCTCCGCTTCTTGCGGGCGTTCACTGATCGACAGTCAGTCTGGAAAATTTATGTGTACGAAGTGGAGTGA
- a CDS encoding glycosyltransferase family 2 protein: MVDKPLLAIVVPCYNEEEVLPETARRLTALLEQLLEEGAVAIGSHIVFVDDGSRDRTWALIEEESERNPFVAGIKLARNVGHQRALLAGLETVRAYADCAVSIDADLQDDVEAIREFVQKYREGYDIVYGVRRSRKTDTWFKRTTAQAFYRFMRAIGIELIYNHADFRLMSKRALDELSRYTEVNLFLRGLVPLVGFRSTCVFYDRHERWAGQSKYPLKKMLAFAFDGITSLSVAPIRAITLIGFLAFLASGASGLYALISKLLGHAESGWTSLMISIWFIGGLVLMSLGLIGEYIGKMYQEVKRRPRFAVEKTVQLPLPSEKEKTPAHL; encoded by the coding sequence ATGGTGGACAAACCATTGTTAGCCATCGTCGTCCCCTGCTACAACGAAGAAGAAGTGCTGCCAGAAACGGCCCGGCGGCTGACCGCTTTGCTTGAGCAGCTGCTCGAAGAAGGAGCAGTCGCCATCGGCAGCCATATCGTGTTTGTCGACGACGGCAGCCGCGACCGGACATGGGCGCTCATTGAAGAAGAAAGCGAGCGAAATCCTTTCGTGGCGGGCATCAAGCTCGCGCGCAACGTCGGCCATCAGCGGGCGCTGCTCGCTGGACTCGAAACGGTTCGCGCGTACGCCGATTGCGCCGTATCCATTGACGCCGATTTGCAAGACGATGTGGAGGCGATCCGCGAATTTGTGCAAAAATACCGCGAAGGATATGACATCGTGTATGGCGTGCGGCGGAGCCGAAAGACAGACACGTGGTTCAAGCGTACGACCGCCCAAGCCTTTTATCGGTTCATGAGGGCCATCGGAATCGAGCTGATTTACAACCATGCCGACTTCCGGCTGATGAGCAAGCGGGCGCTCGATGAACTGAGCCGTTATACGGAAGTCAATCTCTTTTTGCGCGGGTTGGTTCCGCTCGTCGGCTTCCGCTCGACGTGCGTCTTTTACGACCGGCATGAGCGGTGGGCTGGACAGTCGAAATACCCGCTCAAAAAGATGCTTGCCTTCGCCTTTGACGGCATCACGTCCTTGAGCGTCGCACCGATTCGCGCCATTACGCTCATCGGTTTTTTGGCCTTTCTCGCGAGCGGTGCATCCGGGCTGTACGCCCTCATCAGCAAACTTCTCGGGCACGCCGAATCAGGCTGGACGTCGCTCATGATCTCCATTTGGTTCATCGGCGGGCTGGTGCTCATGAGCCTCGGCCTCATCGGGGAATACATCGGCAAAATGTATCAAGAGGTGAAACGGCGGCCCCGGTTTGCGGTCGAAAAAACCGTGCAGCTGCCGCTTCCATCAGAAAAGGAGAAAACACCAGCCCATTTGTAG
- a CDS encoding S41 family peptidase, producing MKKTTTAALMAISMLIGAGGTYAGLQLAGGAEDGPMPEAISEELSKTASDHDEMKKIRQAYELIKNRYVEKVDEETLTEGAIQGMIDTLHDPYSVYMDAETTEQFNESLDSSFEGIGAEVSMIDGKVTIVAPIKNSPAEKAGLKPNDQILRVNGESLEGLDLYEAVLKIRGKKGTTVELDILRPGVKNVMKVKVVRDEIPIQTVYESVKTYEGKKAGYLQITSFSENTAADFKKKLAKLEAEHIDGLIIDVRGNPGGYLQSVEEILKQLIPKGKPYVQIEERDGDRQKFYSDLTAKKPYPIVVLIDKGSASASEILAGAMKEAGGYKLVGEATFGKGTVQQAIPMGDGSNIKLTLYKWLTPDGHWIHKKGIKPDVAVAQPDYFHVAPLHVEKPLRYDMNDEQIANAQKMLKGLGFNPGRTDGYFSKDTEQAVQAFQKANQLPVTGRIDETTADVLQTKIMEAVRDPKHDVQLKKALGVLFPSRASQ from the coding sequence GTGAAGAAAACGACAACGGCCGCACTCATGGCCATCTCGATGCTCATCGGGGCCGGCGGAACGTATGCCGGTTTGCAGCTGGCTGGCGGAGCAGAAGACGGGCCGATGCCGGAGGCCATTTCTGAGGAACTGTCCAAGACGGCCAGCGATCATGACGAAATGAAAAAAATCCGCCAGGCGTACGAACTCATTAAAAACCGGTATGTGGAAAAAGTGGATGAAGAAACATTAACGGAAGGCGCCATTCAAGGGATGATCGACACGCTCCATGATCCGTATTCCGTCTACATGGATGCGGAAACGACGGAGCAGTTCAATGAGTCGCTCGACTCGTCGTTTGAAGGAATCGGCGCCGAAGTGAGCATGATCGACGGCAAGGTGACGATCGTCGCTCCGATCAAAAATTCGCCGGCGGAAAAAGCGGGGCTGAAGCCGAACGACCAAATTTTGCGAGTGAACGGGGAAAGCCTAGAGGGGCTTGACTTGTATGAAGCGGTGCTGAAAATCCGCGGCAAAAAAGGGACGACAGTGGAGCTTGACATTTTGCGCCCGGGCGTCAAAAACGTGATGAAAGTCAAAGTCGTCCGCGACGAAATTCCGATTCAGACGGTGTATGAGTCGGTCAAAACGTATGAAGGCAAAAAGGCCGGCTATTTGCAAATTACATCATTCTCGGAAAACACGGCCGCCGATTTTAAAAAGAAACTGGCGAAGCTTGAGGCCGAACATATTGATGGCTTGATCATCGATGTGCGCGGCAACCCGGGCGGCTATTTGCAAAGCGTTGAGGAAATTTTGAAGCAACTCATCCCGAAAGGCAAACCATATGTGCAAATTGAAGAACGCGATGGCGATCGGCAAAAGTTTTATTCCGATTTAACGGCGAAAAAGCCATACCCGATCGTCGTGCTCATCGACAAAGGAAGCGCATCGGCGTCAGAGATTTTGGCCGGAGCGATGAAGGAAGCGGGCGGCTACAAGCTGGTCGGCGAGGCAACGTTCGGCAAAGGGACGGTGCAGCAGGCGATCCCGATGGGCGACGGCAGCAACATCAAATTGACGCTGTACAAATGGCTGACGCCAGACGGGCATTGGATCCATAAAAAAGGGATCAAGCCGGATGTCGCGGTGGCGCAGCCGGATTATTTCCACGTCGCTCCGCTTCATGTCGAAAAACCGCTTCGGTATGACATGAACGACGAGCAAATCGCCAATGCGCAAAAAATGCTCAAAGGGCTTGGCTTCAACCCGGGCCGCACGGACGGCTACTTCAGCAAAGACACCGAGCAAGCCGTCCAAGCGTTCCAAAAAGCGAATCAGCTCCCGGTTACGGGGCGAATCGATGAGACGACGGCGGATGTGTTGCAAACGAAAATCATGGAAGCCGTCCGCGATCCGAAGCATGATGTGCAGTTGAAAAAAGCGCTTGGCGTGTTGTTTCCGTCGCGCGCGAGCCAATGA
- a CDS encoding pirin family protein, whose amino-acid sequence MIRIDRASSRYYADYGWLKTYHSFSFGEYYDPDNIQFGPLRVLNDDFVAPLAGFGAHPHREMEIVSIVLKGYLQHEDSTGHKAVTTFGGVQRMSAGTGIVHSEVNPSATEEVNFLQLWFLPEQYGLPPSYERIEFPVDKMKNALLPIVTKHPSSPGIAHIHQDLTIYLSDLEAGHELTFTQPEGRNIFVFVIEGDLALNGEAHLERRDAARITDTPALRLVTNEGAQFMLIDLPKEE is encoded by the coding sequence ATGATCCGCATCGACCGGGCTTCATCCCGTTATTACGCCGATTACGGGTGGCTGAAAACATATCATAGTTTTTCGTTTGGCGAGTATTACGACCCGGACAACATTCAATTCGGGCCGCTGAGGGTGTTAAACGACGATTTCGTCGCGCCGCTTGCGGGGTTTGGCGCCCATCCGCACCGGGAGATGGAAATTGTGTCGATCGTGCTGAAAGGCTATTTGCAACATGAAGACAGCACCGGACATAAGGCGGTGACAACGTTCGGCGGCGTGCAGCGGATGTCGGCCGGCACCGGCATCGTCCATTCGGAAGTGAACCCGTCGGCGACGGAAGAGGTGAACTTTTTGCAACTTTGGTTTTTGCCGGAACAATACGGGTTGCCGCCGTCGTACGAGCGGATCGAGTTTCCGGTCGACAAGATGAAAAACGCCTTGCTGCCGATTGTCACGAAACACCCGTCTTCCCCGGGGATTGCTCACATTCATCAAGATTTGACGATTTATCTTTCCGATTTGGAAGCCGGGCATGAGCTGACGTTTACCCAGCCGGAAGGGCGGAACATCTTTGTCTTTGTCATTGAGGGGGATTTGGCGTTAAACGGTGAGGCCCATCTCGAACGGCGCGATGCGGCCCGTATTACGGACACGCCGGCGCTTCGCTTGGTGACGAACGAAGGAGCGCAGTTCATGCTCATTGATTTGCCCAAAGAGGAGTAA
- a CDS encoding heavy-metal-associated domain-containing protein — translation MKTYRMTVRGMTCTGCEQHVARALEAIGAKLMDVSFQRGEAVFALPEDTDVDMARQAVKNAHYEPGDIFRLFLG, via the coding sequence ATGAAAACATACCGAATGACCGTCCGAGGCATGACATGCACCGGCTGTGAACAACATGTCGCCAGAGCGCTGGAGGCGATTGGGGCCAAGCTGATGGATGTCAGCTTCCAGCGCGGTGAAGCGGTATTCGCGTTGCCTGAGGACACGGACGTTGACATGGCGAGACAAGCGGTCAAAAACGCCCATTACGAGCCGGGGGACATTTTTCGCCTGTTTTTAGGTTGA
- a CDS encoding RNA-guided endonuclease InsQ/TnpB family protein, whose protein sequence is MYFCIKQQLNGLTKEEYLTLRELCHIAKNMYNVGLYNVRQYYFKHKEFLNYEKNYHLAKTNENYKLLNSNMAQQILKKVNEAFKSFFGLISLAKQGKYDHKAISIPKYLKKDGFHSLIIGQIRIDGNKFTIPYSRLFKKTHKPITITIPPVLLDKKIKQIEIIPKHHARFFEIQYKYEMPEEQRELNDQKALAIDLGLNNVATCVTSDGRSFIIDGRRLKSINQWFNKENARLQSIKDKQKIKGTTRKQALLAMNRNNKVNDYINKTCRYIINYCIENQIGKLVIGYAETWQRNINLGKKTNQNFVNIPLGNIKEKLEYLCEFYGIEFLKQEESYTSQASFFDGDEIPEYNADNPKEYKFSGKRIKRGLYRTKSGKLINADVNGALNILKKSKAVDLSVLCSSGEVDTPQRIRIA, encoded by the coding sequence ATGTATTTTTGTATCAAACAACAGCTAAATGGTTTGACCAAAGAAGAATACTTGACTCTTCGAGAACTGTGCCATATTGCCAAGAACATGTACAACGTCGGATTGTACAATGTCAGACAATACTATTTTAAACACAAGGAATTTCTTAATTATGAGAAAAACTATCATCTTGCAAAAACTAACGAAAACTATAAGCTGTTAAACAGCAACATGGCACAGCAAATTTTAAAAAAGGTCAATGAAGCCTTTAAATCTTTCTTTGGTTTGATCAGTCTTGCCAAACAAGGAAAATATGACCACAAGGCTATCAGTATTCCAAAATATCTTAAAAAAGATGGCTTTCATTCACTGATCATTGGCCAGATTCGTATAGACGGCAACAAATTCACGATACCGTATTCTCGCCTATTTAAAAAGACTCACAAGCCTATCACGATAACGATTCCGCCTGTGTTACTGGACAAAAAGATTAAGCAGATTGAAATCATTCCTAAGCATCATGCCAGGTTCTTTGAGATTCAGTACAAATATGAAATGCCTGAAGAGCAAAGAGAATTAAATGACCAAAAAGCACTGGCAATTGATTTAGGATTAAACAATGTTGCCACTTGTGTCACATCAGACGGCAGATCATTCATCATTGATGGGCGGAGATTAAAAAGTATAAATCAATGGTTTAACAAAGAAAATGCCAGACTTCAAAGCATAAAAGATAAGCAAAAAATCAAAGGCACCACTCGTAAACAGGCTTTGCTTGCTATGAATCGCAATAATAAAGTGAATGATTATATCAACAAGACTTGCCGTTACATCATTAACTACTGTATTGAAAATCAAATTGGCAAACTTGTCATTGGCTATGCGGAAACATGGCAACGCAATATTAATCTAGGAAAAAAGACAAATCAAAACTTTGTCAATATTCCTCTCGGTAACATAAAAGAAAAACTAGAATATCTTTGTGAATTTTACGGCATTGAATTCTTGAAACAGGAAGAATCATATACGTCTCAAGCCAGCTTTTTTGACGGCGATGAGATTCCTGAATATAATGCCGACAATCCAAAAGAATATAAGTTCAGCGGCAAACGTATTAAGCGCGGCTTGTATCGAACAAAGTCTGGCAAACTAATTAATGCTGATGTCAATGGCGCATTAAACATCTTAAAGAAAAGTAAAGCTGTAGACCTGAGTGTCTTATGCTCTAGCGGCGAAGTGGACACGCCTCAAAGAATAAGGATTGCTTGA
- a CDS encoding murein hydrolase activator EnvC family protein, translating to MKKKRMLALAVAGALGLGILPPAANAVSTRDIEQKRDEMNSLRSKRSDVEQKINEAQKTIESLRSQQRQVANDIQKLNVAIDETSGKIRNVSKDIDETEQAIETLKQEIAEIQERIEKRNEILKGRMRSLQESGGAISYLQVLLGAQSFSDFIDRMSAVTTIMEADQQIIREQEADKALKEKKETELTEKRNKLQADLQELKQLQAELAGQLEQKNRLMADLKQKEEEEHDHKMALEEEKELIAKQEAAVKEQLAELERQKRAEEEAKQKGRTYTAPNDGGSSSEEAPSGGSTPPVSSGAFTRPANGPITSGFGYRFGGTDFHPGVDIGKRAPVVPVVAAADGIVFRSYYSSSYGNVIFVSHVINGQTYTTVYAHLEARLVGEGQHVRKGQVIGYMGNTGNSTGPHLHFELHRGGWNPGKTNAVDPRNYIAF from the coding sequence ATGAAAAAGAAACGCATGTTGGCGCTCGCTGTTGCCGGGGCGCTTGGGCTGGGCATTCTCCCGCCGGCAGCGAACGCCGTCAGTACGCGCGACATCGAGCAGAAGCGGGATGAAATGAATTCGCTGCGTTCGAAGCGGTCCGATGTCGAGCAAAAAATCAATGAGGCGCAAAAAACGATCGAATCGCTTCGCTCGCAACAGCGCCAAGTTGCCAATGACATTCAAAAACTCAACGTGGCGATTGACGAAACGAGCGGTAAAATCCGCAACGTCAGCAAAGATATTGATGAAACCGAGCAGGCGATCGAGACACTGAAACAAGAGATTGCCGAAATTCAAGAGCGGATTGAAAAGCGGAACGAAATTTTAAAAGGGCGGATGCGTTCGCTTCAGGAAAGCGGCGGGGCGATCAGCTACTTGCAAGTATTGCTTGGCGCCCAAAGCTTCAGCGACTTCATCGACCGGATGAGCGCTGTCACCACGATTATGGAAGCGGACCAGCAAATCATCCGTGAACAGGAAGCGGACAAAGCGCTGAAAGAAAAAAAGGAAACAGAATTGACCGAAAAGCGGAACAAGCTGCAGGCGGATTTGCAAGAATTGAAGCAGCTGCAGGCTGAACTGGCTGGCCAGCTGGAACAAAAAAATCGCCTGATGGCCGATTTGAAGCAAAAAGAGGAAGAAGAGCATGATCATAAGATGGCGCTTGAAGAAGAAAAAGAACTGATCGCCAAACAAGAAGCGGCGGTGAAAGAGCAGCTTGCCGAACTCGAACGGCAAAAACGGGCCGAAGAAGAAGCGAAACAGAAGGGACGTACATATACCGCGCCAAACGATGGAGGATCGTCATCAGAAGAAGCGCCATCGGGCGGCAGCACACCGCCTGTGTCGAGCGGGGCCTTCACCCGTCCAGCCAACGGTCCGATCACCTCGGGCTTTGGCTACCGGTTTGGCGGCACGGACTTCCATCCCGGGGTCGACATTGGCAAGCGAGCTCCTGTTGTGCCGGTTGTCGCGGCAGCGGACGGCATTGTGTTCCGCTCCTACTATTCTAGCAGCTACGGCAACGTCATTTTCGTCAGCCATGTGATTAATGGGCAAACCTATACGACCGTGTATGCTCATTTAGAAGCGCGTCTTGTCGGCGAAGGGCAGCACGTTCGCAAAGGACAAGTCATCGGTTATATGGGTAATACTGGAAATTCGACCGGTCCGCACCTTCATTTTGAACTGCACCGCGGCGGCTGGAACCCAGGAAAAACGAATGCGGTCGATCCGCGTAATTACATCGCTTTCTAA
- the ftsX gene encoding permease-like cell division protein FtsX yields the protein MTLNTFKRHVRESMKSLGRNGWMTFASASAVTVTLLLVGVFFVVMFNINHFAKKVENDVEIRVHIELTADSRQKDALRRQIEAIPNVKEVRYSSKDEELKRLIKSMGEEGSSFRLFEQDNPLSDVYVVKAAHPQDTVKIAKQIETLPFVHKVNYGQGTVEKLFDALKVARNVGLVLILGLLFTAMFLISNTIKITIFARRREIEIMRLVGATNGFIRWPFFLEGLWLGMLGALFPIAALSIVYYNVYQVYEQWVSLPFFELLPFSPFMWQLSGLLLVIGAGIGVWGSVMSVRKFLKV from the coding sequence ATGACGCTTAATACGTTCAAGCGCCACGTTCGGGAGAGCATGAAAAGCCTCGGCCGCAACGGTTGGATGACATTTGCGTCCGCGAGCGCCGTCACGGTGACGTTGTTGCTTGTCGGTGTCTTTTTTGTCGTCATGTTTAACATCAACCATTTCGCCAAAAAAGTCGAAAACGATGTCGAAATTCGCGTCCATATCGAGCTGACCGCTGACAGCCGGCAAAAAGACGCCTTGCGCCGGCAAATTGAAGCCATTCCAAACGTGAAGGAAGTGCGCTATTCATCAAAGGACGAAGAGCTGAAGCGGCTGATCAAAAGCATGGGGGAGGAAGGCTCGTCGTTCCGCTTATTTGAACAGGACAACCCACTAAGCGATGTATACGTCGTGAAAGCGGCCCATCCGCAAGATACAGTGAAAATCGCCAAACAAATCGAAACATTGCCGTTCGTTCATAAAGTCAATTATGGCCAAGGGACGGTCGAGAAGCTGTTTGACGCGCTGAAAGTGGCGCGCAACGTTGGGCTCGTACTCATTCTCGGATTGTTGTTTACGGCGATGTTTCTCATTTCCAACACGATCAAAATTACGATTTTCGCCCGCCGCCGCGAGATTGAAATCATGCGGCTCGTGGGCGCGACGAACGGGTTTATCCGCTGGCCGTTTTTTTTGGAAGGGCTATGGCTTGGAATGCTCGGCGCTCTCTTCCCGATCGCGGCGCTTTCGATCGTGTACTACAACGTGTATCAGGTGTATGAACAGTGGGTTTCCTTGCCGTTTTTTGAACTTCTTCCGTTTTCGCCGTTTATGTGGCAGTTAAGCGGGCTGCTGCTAGTGATTGGCGCCGGCATCGGCGTCTGGGGAAGCGTTATGTCTGTGCGCAAGTTTTTAAAAGTATAA